A genome region from Amblyraja radiata isolate CabotCenter1 chromosome 32, sAmbRad1.1.pri, whole genome shotgun sequence includes the following:
- the exosc2 gene encoding exosome complex component RRP4: MAVDIRLATARKRATLPAEVNKHLVSPGDTITTDTGFMRGHGTYMEDEKLIASVAGAVERVNKLICVKPLHTRYNGEVGDVVVGRITEVQQKRWKVETNSRLDSVLLLSSVNLPGGELRRRSAEDELMMRDYLQEGDLISAEVQAVFADGALSLHTRSLKYGKLGQGTLVQVSPSLVKRRKTHFHNLPCGAAIILGNNGYIWIYPIAEQKEDETGGFVTNFEPVSLSDREVISRLHNCILVMNIHKMLLYDTSVLYCYEASLHYQIKDILKPEIMEEIVLETRQRLINQEG; encoded by the exons ATGGCGGTGGACATTCGGTTAGCGACGGCCCGAAAGCGCGCCACTTTACCGGCCGAGGTCAACAAACATCTGGTATCACCGGGAGATACGATCACGACCGATACGGGTTTTATGAG AGGCCATGGTACCTACATGGAAGATGAAAAGCTCATTGCATCAGTTGCTGGGGCTGTGGAAAGGGTGAACAAGCTGATATGTGTCAAGCCACTTCACACAAG ATATAACGGCGAAGTTGGTGATGTCGTTGTGGGCAGGATCACTGAG GTTCAACAGAAGCGCTGGAAAGTGGAAACAAACTCCAGACTAGACTCTGTGCTCCTcctctcttctgttaatcttccTGGAGGAGAACTG AGGAGGAGGTCTGCTGAGGATGAACTGATGATGAGGGACTACTTGCAGGAGGGAGACCTGATCAGT GCAGAGGTACAAGCTGTGTTTGCTGATGGTGCTTTGTCCTTGCATACCAGGAGCCTAAAGTATGGAAAG CTGGGACAAGGTACTCTGGTCCAAGTCTCCCCATCCCTTGTAAAACGTCGAAAGACTCATTTTCACAACCTGCCTTGTGGAGCAGCCATCATTCTTGGAAATAACGGCTATATTTGGATTTATCCCATCGCTGAACAAAAGGAGGATGAAACAGGAGGATTTGTGACTAATTTTGAG CCGGTTTCTTTATCGGATAGAGAGGTCATCTCACGACTCCACAATTGCATCTTAGTCATGAATATTCACAAAATGTTGCTTTATGACACCAGCGTTCTCTATTGCTATGAGGCATCACTGCATTACCAG ATTAAAGATATTTTGAAGCCAGAAATAATGGAAGAAATAGTGCTGGAGACGAGGCAACGTTTAATCAATCAGGAGGGATAA